DNA from Corynebacterium stationis:
TCCGGTGGCGTGACCTCGCTGACTGGCTCCATTCCCGCCGGCGGCTACTTCCTCATCCAGCAAGCTTCCGGAAATAACAAGGACTTGCCAGCACTTCCGACTGCTGATGTCACCGCGTCGATAAATATGAGCGGTTCCGAAGGTTCCGTGGAACTGCGCAATGACGCATCAGAGTCCGTTGACTTGGTTGGTTATGGCGCAGCTACCAAGGTAGAAACCGCGGCCGCTGCCAAGCTCGATAACTCCACCTCTGCTTCTCGCGACCAAAACGGTATCGACACCGATACCAACTCCGCTGACTTCACCGCTGGCGCACCTACCCCTACTAACTCTTCGGGTGACACCGAAGGCGGAAGCGAACCCGGCGACAACCCAGGCGACACTCCCGGTGACGACACCCCTGGTGGAGGAACCCCGGATGAGGTCATCGCGATTGCGGACATCCAAGGCACTGGTGCCACGACCCCTGTCAACGGCAAGACCGTGACCACCCAAGGTGAGGTCACCGCAGTTTATGCCGAAGGCGGACTCAACGGTTTTGTCATTCAGACCCCTGGTACCGGCGCTGAAGTACCAACCGCACAGGATGCATCGCACGGCATCTTTATCTACATGGGCAATCGTCCCGCCTCCGCCTACCCAGAACTCGGCCGGGTTCTTACCGTGAAGGGCCAAGCCGGTGAGCACTTTGATTCCACGCAGCTTTCCAATCCTTCCTTTGAAGTGGCAGAGGGCGAATTTGAACCGGTGACCCCTTTGAGCATCGATAAGCTGCCTACTGGCGATGCCGAGCGCGAACCTTTTGAGTACATGCTGGTTCTGCCGGGCACGCACACCGTGTCTAATAACTATGCGCTCAACACCTTCGGCGAAATTGTGCTTGCCCCAGGCGAGGAAGCATTCCGCCAGCCCACTGACGTCATGGCACCGGGCCCGGAAGCCGTCGCGCAGGCACAAGCTGCCAAGGAAGCATCGGTGACCTTGGATGATGCTCGTACCAGTAACTATATGCAGTCTGACAAGCGCACTCCACTGCCTTATATCACTGCCGATGACGCGCAAACTATCAAGTCCATCCGCACAACTGACCAGGTGGAATTTCAAAAGCCAGTCGTTGTGAAGAAGGACCATGGTCTGTGGCGCTTTTTGCCCACCACCCCGGTCACTGGCAATACCGCGTCTGCCGATTTGCCGATTACCTGGGAAGATTCCCGCCCCGCAGAGCTGAACGCCGTCGATGATGTCGCCGGTGAATACACCATCTCTGCTTTCAACGTGCTCAACTACTTCACCTCCCTGGGCGAAGATGAAGGTGGCTGCAACGGCTACACCGATATCAACGGCAACCCGGTCGCTTCCCGCAACTGCACCGTGCGTGGTGCCTTCACCGAAAGCGCACTAGCTGACCAGCAGGAAAAGATTGTTGCCGCCATCAATGGTCTTAACGCCGATGTGATTGCACTGTCTGAAATTGAGGACACCTTCGCCGTCACCGGCGATATCAACCGCCGCGATGAAGCACTCGCAACACTCGTTGATGCGCTTAACGCTGAGGGCGGCAACTGGGAATACGTCGAGTCCCCAGACAAGGTGCCTTCTTCCCCAGATGTCATCCGCGTGGCATTTATCTACAACCCAGACCGCGTTCAGCCAGTGGGTGAATCCCGCATCTTTGAAGATGACCGCTTCACCGGCACTGCGCGTGAGCCACTGGCTCAGGAATTCAAGCCTGTCGCCGAAGATGCCACCGAGTCTTTCGTCGCCGTTGCCAACCACTTTAAGTCCAAGGGTTCTATCGCACGTGGCGACGCCGATCAGGGCGACGGCCAGGGCAACAACGCCAACCTGCGCGTTGAGCAGGCGCAGGCGGTGCTCGATCACCTCGCTGCCCAGTCTGACTGGGATGACAAGGCAACGTTTATCATGGGTGATTTGAATTCTTATACCCGTGAGCATGCGATCGATGTCTTCCGCGACGGTGGCTACTCGGTGCCGCAGGAAGACTACGATGCATCCACCTCCTACCAGTTCGATGGCCTCTTAGGCTCCCTGGACCACGTATTGGCCAATGAGCACGTCGATGTCCAAGACGCCCAGGTGTGGAATATCAACGCTGACGAGCCCATCGCTTTTGAGTACTCCCGCCGCTTGTACAACGTCGTGGATTACCACGACGCCACCCCGTTCCGTTCTTCTGACCACGACCCAGTCAAGGTCGGATTCAATCTCAGCGATGAGGAAAACCCAGTTGAGCCTGAGGTTCCAGACACCGCGGATATCGAAGCTACTGATTTCGAGGCTGAGGTAAAGGCCGGTGAAACCGTCAAGGTTGCAGTGCCAAAGGCATTAGCTTCGCTTATCGATGCCTCCCTCACCAACCCCAACACAACCCAACTCACCGACTTAAACGACCTTGCGGTGACACTGGAAGTCAAGGACTTGCCTGAAGGTTGGGTAGTCAACGGCTACCGCGCGGGTGCCGTGGAAATTACCACCGCGGATGATGCCGAAGACGCATATGGATTCACAATCAACCGTGCTGATAATGACCAGCTCTTTGTCGAAGCCGCCCTGGAAATCTCCAAGGATTCCTCCAACGACGATGATGAGCCCGGCAACAAGCCCGGCAAAGGCAGCTCTTCCAGTGCCTTCGGTGGAGTAATCGCTGCTATCGCAGCCATTGCTGCAGCTTTAGGTTTGGGCGCAGCCTTTAGCGGTTCCGTTGAGCAGTTCCTGCCGCGTGAGGCTAAGAGCCTGCGTGCCCAAATCATGAACTTCTTCAACAACCTCTTCTAGATTCTCCTGACGCGTCGCTAGCGCGTCGCTCAAAGCCTGCTTTTTGAACTCCCACCGGGAGTGTGAAAGCAGGCTTTTTCTGTGGTTTTCAGCGTTTTCGGCCGCGCCTGTGGATAACTTTGCCGTTTGGGTGACGCGTCATGTGAAATTCGGGCTGGTTTCGGAACTTGCTCTGGTGCGGGCTTGCGGCGGCTTTTAGTGTCGAAGTCATGGACGGACAACAAATAATAAAACTCTTCTACACCAGCGGAATAACCATCCTCCGCGACGTTTATGACTGTTCCCCGCATGACTTAGCCGGTGGCCTGATGTCACTGAACACCGCACGCAAATACACCCGACTAGCCACAGTTTTCTTTGGCCCGGCTGACTCGCCCAAGGTGCAGCGCGACGCAGTCGCTCTCGCCGAAGCGAGACAGTTAAGCGTCGAGTATTTAGAAATGGTCAACAAGCACGCCAAGAAACTCAACACCCGCGGCGCCGCATGGAAACTCCGCGCTGAACTTATCGCGCATAAAGGCACGTTGGATGAAGTCAATGAATACGGCAAACAGCGCGTCACCGAAGAAGGCTGCGACAAACAAAAGCAACGCGGGGTGCGCGTAGGTCGGGCTATCGACGGCCTACGAACTATTAGTATCACCGATACCCAACGGAAAATCACCGACTTAGAAAAGACCCTCGACGCCGCCATCACAGATGATGACCAGCCACGCTCAGAAGCACTTCTGGAACCCTTCTGGGACCTTGTTGAAGGCAACGGCACTGGCCTCATCAAACCTGAATACCGCACCGTCATTGCTATTGGTCTCGAGGATTACGCGAAAGTCTCCTGCGGCAAAGGCGAGGACGTCGTTGTTGCTTTATCCGATGGCACCACAATGACCGGCGCTGAATTCATCAACGCCGCAATGGAAGGCGCACTCGGTGACAAACTCTACGTCGGGCTCTTCCATCCCACCGCCGGACCGGTGAATCTCTACGAGACCCGATTCGCATCAGACAAACTTCGCACTCTCGCCATGGCGGAGAATCTCGTCTGCCCATGGCCAGACTGCAACGTACCAGCCGATAGATGCCAAGTGCACCACATCGACGCGCATAAACACGGTGGCCATACGAAGCCATCAAATTTGACCATGTTGTGCAAGTACCACAACGGCGTCAATAACGATGACCCAGACGGTCAGCGCAACAAACGCAGACCAGGAAAGCCGAAACGAGGCAAGCCCAATCGCGGCAGGATCCGCCGCCATCGCGGCAAAGTCCGCCTGCAGACCCCAGGCGGAAAGCTTGTGGGCAACACCCACCACGTGAGCAGCATGGGGGCGATGAACCTGATCTAGACTCCCAGCCTTCGGCCTAGTTACACCGTTGAAGTCTCGTCCACGACTGCCGGTCTACTGCCAAAGCTAACGCAGGTCGGCAGGAATTTCGCGATCCGTTTTTCAGCAACGAGTGTCATCCACCACGAATATTGACAGACGTTTTTAGACTAGGCTCACTTCATGTAAGTGCATAAGAAACTCAGCCGCCGCGGCTTCCTGGGCGCGAGCCTTGGCGCTGCTGCAATCGCACTAGCCGCATGTACGCAGTCAGATAAGTCGGAGCAAGCAGCATCAACCACTGAGGGCGATAAAGAGCAGCGTATTGTTGCGCTGAATACCGGTCAGCTAGATAACCTGTTGCTGCTGGGCATCACTCCGGTTGGTGTAGCTGCAGCAAAGAACGCGGACTTGATCCCGCAATTCCTGCGAGATCGCTTCGGGGATGACATGGATTTGGATAGCATCGCAGACTGCGGTTTCCGCCAAGATCCGGATGTGGAGATCATCGCTAATCTGCAGCCGTCTTTGATTTGTGCCAACTCACGCAGCGATGAAGCTCTGCTGCAAAAGTTGCGCGCCATAGCGCCGGTTGTTACCGGTGAGGGCGGTGGCGAGAGTTGGAACGAGGACTTGATAACCATTGCCGCCGCCGCTGGCAAGGGCGATGAGGCCCAAGCCATGCTGGATGACTACGAGGCAGTGGCAGCAAAGGTGACAGACAGCCAAAAAGACAATCCGCCGACGGTATCCTTCTTGCGCACCAACAAAGGCGAGTTGCAGATGTATGGTGCCGAGTCGATGGCGGGCACCGTCGCAGCCGATTGCGGCTTTGCGCGCCCGCAGGCGCAGCAGTTAACAGACAAGGCCGGCAAGGATCTCTCAGCAGAACTCATCGCCGAAGCCGATGCCGACTGGTTATTCTACGGCGTGCAGAAAGGAAGCGACAGCCCTGCGGACACGTCCCTGTGGCCAACGCTTAAAGCAGTGAAGAATACCCAGGCCATCGAGATTGACTACGACTCGTG
Protein-coding regions in this window:
- a CDS encoding ExeM/NucH family extracellular endonuclease, with the protein product MSSHPKPASKPRSSARRLRTFALAALASTSLSAITIPAASATPEGDDVVISEVYGGGGNSRAPFSHDFIELFNPTEETIDLADWKVEYFSKNGNSGGVTSLTGSIPAGGYFLIQQASGNNKDLPALPTADVTASINMSGSEGSVELRNDASESVDLVGYGAATKVETAAAAKLDNSTSASRDQNGIDTDTNSADFTAGAPTPTNSSGDTEGGSEPGDNPGDTPGDDTPGGGTPDEVIAIADIQGTGATTPVNGKTVTTQGEVTAVYAEGGLNGFVIQTPGTGAEVPTAQDASHGIFIYMGNRPASAYPELGRVLTVKGQAGEHFDSTQLSNPSFEVAEGEFEPVTPLSIDKLPTGDAEREPFEYMLVLPGTHTVSNNYALNTFGEIVLAPGEEAFRQPTDVMAPGPEAVAQAQAAKEASVTLDDARTSNYMQSDKRTPLPYITADDAQTIKSIRTTDQVEFQKPVVVKKDHGLWRFLPTTPVTGNTASADLPITWEDSRPAELNAVDDVAGEYTISAFNVLNYFTSLGEDEGGCNGYTDINGNPVASRNCTVRGAFTESALADQQEKIVAAINGLNADVIALSEIEDTFAVTGDINRRDEALATLVDALNAEGGNWEYVESPDKVPSSPDVIRVAFIYNPDRVQPVGESRIFEDDRFTGTAREPLAQEFKPVAEDATESFVAVANHFKSKGSIARGDADQGDGQGNNANLRVEQAQAVLDHLAAQSDWDDKATFIMGDLNSYTREHAIDVFRDGGYSVPQEDYDASTSYQFDGLLGSLDHVLANEHVDVQDAQVWNINADEPIAFEYSRRLYNVVDYHDATPFRSSDHDPVKVGFNLSDEENPVEPEVPDTADIEATDFEAEVKAGETVKVAVPKALASLIDASLTNPNTTQLTDLNDLAVTLEVKDLPEGWVVNGYRAGAVEITTADDAEDAYGFTINRADNDQLFVEAALEISKDSSNDDDEPGNKPGKGSSSSAFGGVIAAIAAIAAALGLGAAFSGSVEQFLPREAKSLRAQIMNFFNNLF
- a CDS encoding HNH endonuclease signature motif containing protein yields the protein MDGQQIIKLFYTSGITILRDVYDCSPHDLAGGLMSLNTARKYTRLATVFFGPADSPKVQRDAVALAEARQLSVEYLEMVNKHAKKLNTRGAAWKLRAELIAHKGTLDEVNEYGKQRVTEEGCDKQKQRGVRVGRAIDGLRTISITDTQRKITDLEKTLDAAITDDDQPRSEALLEPFWDLVEGNGTGLIKPEYRTVIAIGLEDYAKVSCGKGEDVVVALSDGTTMTGAEFINAAMEGALGDKLYVGLFHPTAGPVNLYETRFASDKLRTLAMAENLVCPWPDCNVPADRCQVHHIDAHKHGGHTKPSNLTMLCKYHNGVNNDDPDGQRNKRRPGKPKRGKPNRGRIRRHRGKVRLQTPGGKLVGNTHHVSSMGAMNLI